AGCAATATGGACatttatatatttcaaaataacATGTATATACACCAAAACAGAAGATGTGTACAGCAACATGGTATAGCAACTTACAATTCTATTAGCTGGTTGTGTTACAGTTCATTACCTTCTTCAAAGACCCAAGCCTAACCTTCTAATGGTAAATCTGTAAACTAGCTTAAGGAGAAAGATCTCAGGTCAGCGGTGCTTTGGGGGTGCAAGATGCTGCTCTATGCTGTAGCCTGGTAATGCTCAACTCCATATTTCGTTTGACCATATCTTGCAGTAGCCTTTTCGCTGTTTCTGCAGCTTTGACAGGACCATCAACCCGAGTGGCAATGTCATAAACAATAGTCTCTAAGTTCTCTGACACCACTCTCTTTGGCCGGGAGTTATCCCTGAGCAGATCCAAAAGTTCACGAGCTCTTCGCTGGGCTTTATCTGTGCCCTCCACAGTTAACAATAAAAGCCCTGGAATCGCCCCTTCTTTTAGGATAAGCTCCCTGTATTTCACCCAACAACTCCTGCACAAGGAAAGCAGCACCCCAACTGCATACTCTGTGCTAAGCAGAGAACCCTCTTCGATGGTCTCTACCAGTGTCAGAATCCCTTCATCAAATTCTGAAATCGAGCTCCTTCCTTCTCCAGTTTTCGAGATGATTTCAAGAAGGGCAGCAGCTTTTTCAGCAAACTTGGAGTATTTCTTGGAATCTTTTAACAGGGTGAGAAGAGGTTTGACTGCTTCGACAGGAAGAGTAAGATTCAGACTCTCTTTGCAAGTGGACAGATTATACAAGGCAGTGACAGCATCAACCTTTCCTTGTATACTTCCAGAAATGAGGATTTGAACAAGAAGGGGCACTGCACCAGAGGAGGTGATGGTTGGTTTGTTAGATGGTGAAGCTGAGAGTGTCAGAACTGCTGCAGTAGCTAACTCTCTCAGGCTGCTGTTCTCAGATCTGAGGAGCTCTATGAGATGCGGAACAGCGCCACTCTTCACAATATTATCCTTGTTTCTAAAAAGTACGAAAATTGGGTGAATGAAAGTTTTTAGTAAGATGTATTCCATCAAAAAGTAAATCAAGCACAGCTCTTCGTGGACAAATCCTTAGGAGGTGATAAGGTAGATGAGCACAACAATTATTTAAGCTGACTCTAGAACTAAAAATTTCTTCAAAACTTGCAATTCAAATTTGCAATATCATAATAAACGATTAATGTCTTAGACAACAGTATCAACAGTCTTCTGATCACTATTATTTACACAACTGCATGCAATCTTTCAGTAACTACATTATAATGGCATTGACACATCCATACAGAACAGAGTGCAATAGAAATTTGATGCCGAGAAAAAGAATCCAGAACCTTAAGAATTATTTAATAACtcccaacacaaaaaaaaaaggaacctgattgaatcaattattatttttgtttatCATTTCTAGAtcaataatgatttttatttttatttttttgaggaggGGTTGTGGGGGCCTGCCTACACGATGTACAACTAAATTTCAAAGTAGAGGGTAGATAAATCCATAAAGACATCTAAACACCAAAGCACACGGACATCCGAAAATAAGAGAACATCcacttaaaaatttttagaagaagaagaagaagcaaattCCACAATGGATGCAAGTAGACTAAAGTGGGAGCTCCAAAAGCAGCATCAGCCTTTGGAGAGAGGGGGGAGACGAAGGCTGCAACTCAAAATTAGTCCAAGTGAAATGAAGACTACATAAATGTGCCAGAGTGACAGCCCAAGTTATTTTCTACAATGCTAGGATTCCTAGGAAGATTGCCCACTAAGCTGCATGCGTATTACCTTCAGCCTGAGGTGTCTGCTACTGTGTGCATCAAAATCagtggaaaaaaaagaaaggtacTCTCTGAAGCATTTAAATGGGCAGTGTGGCAGGGGCTCCAGTTAAAGGCTTCAAAAGCAGAATGACCCCCCGATAAAACACCAAATGCATATaagcatttttattttattagacTAGGATAGTTTAAGTGATAACCAGAAATTAGTTTTGAAGGCAGTTGTTGACATTTGGGATCCAAGATATTATTGAAGATGTCATAGGATATTTGAGTAATGTTATGTCGTCCCAGTTTCATGCATACAAGAAGTTCGGCATGTGGGAATTAGTGCAACTCATGGAAATTGGTGCAATACATAAGTGGTTGCTGATGGCTTTCGAATATCATTTTCAGGCACTTGAACCAAACCCATATTTACCACGAGCTTTTAATCATATGGTCGTGATCTATCATTATGTGAAAAAAAAGGGCCCAAGGACTTCTTTTTGGTGCACTAACAGAGCACCTAAAGCATTTTCCaggatatttattaaaaattttttgggTGAATATCCAGCTGAAAAATCCAGAAAGTTTGAACACTTTCCTCAGAAAATGGCGTCAGTTTTCTTCCCATATCTGACTTATTTCAATCTGAcagtgactttttttttttaacaagtaCCTTGTGTGATTGGTTGAGCCCCAAATAAGACACTTCAGTCACCAGACAATGTGGAGTGATGTCACTCACCCCAGTTGGGTTACCTTTTGGGGGCACTTTTCATGGTTAAAAGGCATATCTGTCAAGATTATCCTTAGTTGAGAATGCCATATTATCATGATAAGCTGCATAAATTGCAACTAGATTGCCAAACCTCTATTAGCTAATATAGATCAAGAGCAAAAGCTTTTCATTAATATCAAAAAGATCACAAATCCAATATGATCTCATCTTTCTTCTCCTAACTTTACCTAAAATCGATGGATAATATCTACTTCGAGAAGAGCATAGACAGAATCCTTGCTCCAGATTCAGTCACTGCCTAACCATGCATCTCATTTACACCTTCTGTTAGATGCAAGGTGTCTGATAAGGACAACTAAGAATGGAAGTGTTGAGCGGTAAAAGGGCAGT
Above is a genomic segment from Elaeis guineensis isolate ETL-2024a chromosome 1, EG11, whole genome shotgun sequence containing:
- the LOC105060520 gene encoding uncharacterized protein, with product MCQNPSPSSSPDPNGSPSEEEQSRDVKKQAQVQELARRLADGDVAARVQAARDIRKLARASAKARSAFAVAAVVQPLVSMLPSPDPEARESALLALLNLAVRNERNKDNIVKSGAVPHLIELLRSENSSLRELATAAVLTLSASPSNKPTITSSGAVPLLVQILISGSIQGKVDAVTALYNLSTCKESLNLTLPVEAVKPLLTLLKDSKKYSKFAEKAAALLEIISKTGEGRSSISEFDEGILTLVETIEEGSLLSTEYAVGVLLSLCRSCWVKYRELILKEGAIPGLLLLTVEGTDKAQRRARELLDLLRDNSRPKRVVSENLETIVYDIATRVDGPVKAAETAKRLLQDMVKRNMELSITRLQHRAASCTPKAPLT